Within Marinomonas mediterranea MMB-1, the genomic segment AGAAAGCGTGAGTTTGGGTCATCAATTTCATCACAATGAACATCAATCAGACGGTCGTACTTAAGCGCCAACTTGACTAGAAACTTAACCGATTGTTCGCCAAGCTCTCGGGTGTACTCAAAATGAGGGATGCCACCAACAACATCGGCTCCTATTTCCATCGCTTCTTCCATTAGCTTTTCGCCATTTGGAAAGGACGGAATGCCTTCTTGAGGAAAAGCTACTACTTGGATATCGAGCGTGTCTTTGAGTTCATCACGCATAGCGCATAAGGTCTTGAGCGCCACAAGTGATGGATCCGTTGTATCAACATGGGTTCTTATATGTTGCACGCCTTGTTCTATCAGAAGTTCAAGTGTTTTTGTTACGCGTGCTCGTATATCTGCTTCATTTAGCATGGGTTTGCGTTGAGACCAACGCTCAATGCCCTCAAATAAGGTGCCGCTGCGGTTCCATTCCGGCTCTCCTGCTGTGAGCGCGGCGTCTAGATGAATATGGGGTTCAACAAAGGGGGCGCATAATAGATTGCCGTTAGCATTCATGTCCGTTGGCAGAGCAGAGATCGAATCAGCTTGCTTTTTAATGCTGTTAAACACGCCCTCTTTGATCTCAACGGTGAATAAGTCGCTTTGCTTTCTTAAACGAGCGTTAACAATCTTCATATGCTCTCCAGTGTTTCCTAATGTTTTGGGCTGTCGCCTAGTTACAGTAAATCACATGACGGCATATGGGTGAATATTTGTAATCGATAATTTTGCCAATCGTATGCGGCCTTGGGAGTTTTTTTTAGGATTTTAGATTCTTTTAATTCAAATTTCGACGAAATACTAGACATTTTTGTAGGCTTTGGCTTACGCGGATGTAGGAAAGTGGAAGGAAGTTATGTAATTCTTCGTAAGGTGTTCTGTAGGAAAATGTTGTTGGCTGTTGTTTGCTATTTTTTGCTTAACTAGACTGCAAGCGTATTTAACAACTTATGAAGGT encodes:
- the codA gene encoding cytosine deaminase, translated to MKIVNARLRKQSDLFTVEIKEGVFNSIKKQADSISALPTDMNANGNLLCAPFVEPHIHLDAALTAGEPEWNRSGTLFEGIERWSQRKPMLNEADIRARVTKTLELLIEQGVQHIRTHVDTTDPSLVALKTLCAMRDELKDTLDIQVVAFPQEGIPSFPNGEKLMEEAMEIGADVVGGIPHFEYTRELGEQSVKFLVKLALKYDRLIDVHCDEIDDPNSRFLEFLAYEALKHNIGNRVTASHTTAMHSYDNAYCSKLFRLLKHSGINFISCPTESIHLQGRFDTYPKRRGVTRVKELNEAGLNVSFAQDSIFDPWYSLGNGKLLRTLDSGLHICQMMGYDDFISALDFISDNSAKTLKLQNYGIKVGNPANAILLSGFDDYSVLRNQGDVLLNIRKGNIIMEKQPAKLLSKVSLPI